The following proteins come from a genomic window of Methanosarcina sp. MTP4:
- a CDS encoding BACON domain-containing protein: MGGNQDNEEIKEQVEDLAKEITQKYVRELNSEALKKALKNKTRNLSEKETKKLENQLKDLTNEEKLSRFKEASDEIVKGILDGNITGEKAIEQISGVLEKPLKIKISLPGRAALSFKNIPLTVKIAIYILIPFIVATALCIMPSLSVSEGDMSFNLAEGESDSDQFQISNPGAGVLLWTTSSDQPWINLSPKRGANTCNVIVQVDAEDMEEGTYEGTITIESPAGTEQCPVYLSVEPLTESRDPILAVDPDPLYFNFSLIKRESKKELEISNVGEETLEWEASADKPWINLSPESGTNSGTVTVEVQVDKLDSGIHEGNITINSNGGIKVVNLYLIDIIYRNQYILIIWEKPVPFTLPDNLHENITP, from the coding sequence ATGGGGGGCAATCAGGACAATGAAGAAATCAAAGAACAAGTTGAAGACCTTGCAAAAGAAATAACGCAAAAGTATGTCCGGGAGCTCAATTCAGAGGCACTTAAAAAAGCCTTAAAAAACAAAACCAGGAATTTGAGTGAGAAAGAAACAAAAAAGTTAGAAAACCAGCTTAAAGACCTGACTAACGAGGAGAAACTCTCCAGGTTCAAAGAAGCCTCCGATGAAATCGTAAAAGGTATCCTTGACGGCAACATAACGGGTGAAAAAGCAATCGAGCAAATAAGTGGAGTACTTGAAAAACCTTTAAAAATAAAAATATCACTTCCGGGCAGAGCAGCACTTTCTTTTAAAAACATACCTCTGACTGTAAAAATAGCAATTTACATACTGATTCCCTTTATAGTCGCCACGGCCCTTTGTATTATGCCCTCACTATCGGTATCCGAAGGTGACATGAGCTTTAACCTTGCAGAAGGGGAATCCGATTCGGATCAATTCCAAATATCAAATCCCGGAGCCGGAGTTCTGTTATGGACGACAAGCTCGGACCAGCCATGGATAAACCTGAGCCCGAAAAGAGGAGCAAATACGTGCAACGTTATTGTTCAGGTTGATGCGGAGGATATGGAAGAAGGGACGTACGAAGGAACCATTACCATAGAATCGCCTGCAGGAACGGAACAGTGCCCGGTCTACCTGTCGGTGGAACCTTTAACTGAAAGTCGGGATCCTATTTTGGCCGTTGATCCGGACCCACTATATTTTAACTTCAGTTTGATAAAGAGGGAATCAAAAAAGGAATTAGAGATATCAAATGTCGGAGAGGAAACCCTCGAGTGGGAAGCGAGTGCCGATAAACCATGGATAAACCTGAGCCCGGAAAGTGGAACAAATTCAGGCACAGTAACAGTTGAGGTTCAAGTGGATAAGCTGGATTCCGGAATCCATGAAGGAAATATTACAATAAACTCAAACGGAGGAATTAAGGTGGTCAATTTATACTTGATTGATATTATATATCGGAATCAATACATATTGATAATCTGGGAAAAACCTGTTCCTTTTACTCTACCTGATAATCTTCATGAAAACATAACTCCCTAA
- a CDS encoding fumarate hydratase gives MSSKPSRETFIRSLVDLLRKAETGLSDDVVNAIKKAEASEENPVAKSQLQAILKNIEIAETHGVPICQDTGILIFFVELGSEFHAGFDLEAAIREASALATKEIPLRPNAVDPLTRKNSGDNTGNGIPDINWKLVPGKQLKITVAPKGAGSENMSALRMLNPTEVGSIKKFVLETVTSAGGMPCPPLTLGIGIGGSFDKSARLAKEALLEPLDIPMNEFEEEILEAVNTLGIGCMGLGGSTTALAVHVRTAHCHTASLPVALNIQCWANRHASIVFRGDE, from the coding sequence TTGTCTTCAAAACCTAGCCGTGAAACTTTTATCAGGTCTCTTGTGGACCTTCTCAGAAAAGCGGAAACCGGACTTTCCGATGATGTTGTAAATGCTATCAAAAAAGCCGAGGCCAGTGAGGAAAACCCTGTTGCAAAGTCCCAGCTCCAGGCAATCTTGAAAAACATCGAAATTGCCGAAACCCACGGAGTTCCCATCTGCCAGGACACAGGCATCCTGATCTTTTTTGTGGAGCTTGGAAGCGAGTTCCATGCAGGGTTTGATCTTGAAGCTGCAATCCGGGAAGCATCCGCCCTTGCAACAAAGGAAATCCCGCTCCGCCCCAACGCCGTGGACCCCCTGACCCGGAAAAATAGCGGGGACAATACTGGAAACGGGATCCCGGACATCAACTGGAAACTTGTGCCGGGAAAGCAGCTGAAAATCACGGTTGCCCCCAAAGGTGCGGGTTCGGAAAATATGAGCGCTCTTCGGATGCTGAACCCCACTGAAGTGGGAAGTATCAAGAAATTCGTGCTCGAAACAGTAACAAGCGCTGGCGGGATGCCCTGCCCTCCCCTTACTCTCGGGATAGGGATCGGAGGCTCTTTTGACAAATCTGCCAGGCTTGCAAAAGAAGCTCTTCTGGAACCCCTTGACATTCCCATGAACGAGTTTGAAGAGGAAATCCTGGAAGCCGTAAACACCCTTGGAATCGGGTGCATGGGGCTAGGGGGAAGCACAACCGCCCTTGCAGTCCACGTAAGAACCGCCCACTGCCACACGGCTTCCCTTCCTGTTGCGCTGAACATCCAGTGCTGGGCAAACCGGCACGCTTCAATCGTATTCAGGGGGGATGAATAA
- a CDS encoding FumA C-terminus/TtdB family hydratase beta subunit produces MEWHLKTPLSPEDVKKLETGDIVYISGEILTARDEAHARILEFAEKGEELPFSLEGAVIYHCGPLIQQIGEGKDEEEKEREEGEEGKRGWKVVSAGPTTSGRMSKMTPPLLETHNVRAVIGKGGMKNVSEAMKDKCVYLAYTGGCAALAAELIKEVKTVHWLDLGMPEAVWVLKVEEFGPLIVGIDSKGRDIFTEVREKAEKVLAEMEN; encoded by the coding sequence ATGGAGTGGCACCTGAAGACCCCGCTGAGCCCGGAGGACGTCAAAAAGCTCGAAACCGGGGACATAGTCTATATCTCCGGAGAGATCCTGACAGCCCGGGACGAAGCCCATGCCCGCATCCTGGAATTTGCGGAAAAAGGAGAAGAGCTTCCTTTCTCCCTGGAAGGAGCGGTAATCTACCACTGCGGCCCCCTCATACAGCAAATAGGGGAAGGAAAAGACGAAGAGGAAAAAGAAAGAGAAGAAGGGGAGGAAGGGAAGCGGGGATGGAAAGTGGTCTCAGCCGGCCCCACCACCAGCGGCAGGATGTCAAAGATGACCCCTCCGCTCCTGGAAACCCACAACGTGCGGGCAGTCATCGGGAAAGGCGGGATGAAAAATGTATCCGAAGCCATGAAAGACAAATGTGTCTATCTTGCCTACACCGGAGGTTGTGCAGCCCTTGCCGCCGAACTGATAAAGGAAGTAAAAACCGTCCACTGGCTTGACCTGGGGATGCCCGAAGCTGTCTGGGTCCTGAAAGTCGAGGAGTTCGGCCCTCTTATCGTGGGGATTGATTCTAAAGGCAGGGACATATTTACGGAAGTAAGGGAAAAGGCTGAAAAAGTGCTTGCAGAGATGGAAAACTGA